In Marinobacter antarcticus, one genomic interval encodes:
- a CDS encoding DUF1269 domain-containing protein — protein sequence MRRLYFLMPDIAATQELVKELLLSHVDEHHIHVVAKEGTPMEELPEANLFQKSDFVPAIERGLTVGAATGLICGLVAMTLPATGVIIGGGAVLFITAAGTGVGGLMSSLVGVGLPNSRLEKFEERINAGEVLVLVDVKRRRVDEIQELVRKHHPEADIQGTEPLSPPFP from the coding sequence ATGCGCCGCCTGTATTTTCTTATGCCTGACATTGCTGCAACTCAAGAGCTTGTGAAAGAACTGCTCCTCTCACATGTGGACGAGCATCATATCCACGTTGTCGCCAAAGAAGGAACCCCAATGGAAGAACTCCCTGAGGCCAACTTGTTCCAAAAGAGTGATTTTGTCCCGGCGATTGAGAGAGGCCTTACCGTGGGCGCCGCCACTGGCTTGATTTGTGGATTGGTAGCAATGACCCTGCCAGCTACCGGGGTGATAATTGGTGGCGGCGCCGTTTTGTTTATCACTGCTGCAGGCACCGGTGTTGGCGGCTTGATGTCAAGCCTTGTGGGTGTGGGTCTTCCAAACTCACGCCTGGAAAAATTCGAAGAGAGGATCAATGCAGGAGAAGTCCTGGTGCTAGTGGATGTGAAACGTCGCCGGGTGGATGAAATCCAGGAGTTGGTAAGAAAACATCATCCCGAGGCGGATATCCAAGGCACCGAACCACTGTCGCCGCCTTTCCCCTGA
- a CDS encoding APC family permease, with protein MAKLHRMLSIYSYAFGSYGASFFPPDCQPFWKHVLITGSVLGITGLNLLNARLIGEAEDWIVLLKLVILSIFIGVGIWGIDSSKLAPSTWSSPLHLIAGGMIIFLAYEGFELIANTAQDVRDAPRTLPRAFYSCVGFVIVLYVLVAMVTVGSLPVDKIVDAQDYALAEAARPSLGQTGFVLIAIAAMLSTASAINATTYGAARLSYIIAKDGELPEALERKIWGKPVEGLLITSGATVLTANLVNLSSMSMMGSAGFLVIFAEVNGANLALTGGSGWKRMLSVAGIILCLGALVHWEPLSGRPPSVHPDNSGFWSQWW; from the coding sequence TTGGCTAAGTTACATCGCATGCTCTCGATCTATTCCTATGCGTTCGGGAGCTATGGTGCCTCTTTCTTCCCCCCGGACTGTCAGCCTTTCTGGAAACACGTTCTGATCACGGGCAGTGTCCTCGGCATTACCGGGCTGAACCTGTTGAACGCCCGACTCATCGGCGAAGCCGAGGACTGGATCGTGTTGCTTAAACTGGTGATTCTTTCCATTTTTATCGGCGTTGGTATCTGGGGCATCGACAGCAGCAAACTGGCACCGTCGACATGGTCCTCGCCGCTGCATCTGATTGCCGGCGGAATGATCATTTTCCTGGCCTACGAAGGCTTCGAGCTGATTGCCAACACCGCCCAGGATGTGAGGGACGCGCCCAGAACTTTGCCCCGCGCCTTCTACTCATGCGTCGGTTTCGTGATCGTGCTCTATGTCCTTGTTGCGATGGTGACCGTGGGAAGCCTGCCTGTCGATAAGATCGTCGATGCCCAGGACTATGCTCTTGCGGAAGCAGCCAGGCCATCGCTGGGGCAAACCGGTTTCGTATTGATCGCGATTGCGGCCATGCTTTCAACGGCTTCGGCAATCAATGCCACGACTTATGGTGCGGCTCGCCTCAGTTACATCATTGCGAAAGACGGAGAGCTGCCTGAGGCACTGGAGAGGAAGATCTGGGGAAAGCCCGTCGAAGGACTCTTAATCACATCAGGAGCAACCGTGTTGACTGCCAATCTGGTTAATCTGTCCAGTATGTCGATGATGGGTAGTGCTGGCTTCCTTGTGATTTTTGCGGAGGTTAATGGCGCCAATCTGGCACTGACGGGCGGTTCGGGGTGGAAACGCATGCTCTCGGTTGCTGGCATCATACTGTGCCTTGGTGCCTTGGTGCATTGGGAGCCCTTATCTGGCAGACCGCCATCAGTTCACCCGGACAACTCTGGTTTCTGGTCGCAATGGTGGTAG
- a CDS encoding FeoB-associated Cys-rich membrane protein, translating to MWQDIIVGICVLAAVFFVARQWIPGLGKKPSGCGGCNGCSSSAGSCRNGVEPEASTRHSGSPQS from the coding sequence ATGTGGCAGGACATTATCGTAGGAATTTGCGTGCTGGCAGCGGTGTTTTTCGTGGCGCGCCAGTGGATACCCGGCTTGGGCAAGAAACCTTCAGGTTGTGGCGGCTGTAACGGTTGCAGCAGCAGTGCTGGTAGCTGCCGCAACGGGGTAGAACCCGAGGCATCTACACGGCACTCCGGTTCGCCGCAAAGCTAA
- a CDS encoding MFS transporter has protein sequence MSRNARAPRPPTLRHKIMAGFIGNVVEWYDFAVYGYLAGVIAPVFFPSGNPTAALLATYGIFAAGFIMRPLGAAVFGWFGDRYGRARTMQISVTMMALPTLLLGMLPSYEQAGLLAPALLVLVRLLQGLSVGGEFSSSATYLVETAPKGKRGLTGSWANIGAILGIAAISIRRNLHNSERFKKHHEGREETSPLLQAFTTNRRETLLALVFASSYGTCYYIAFVYLPEWLSAQDLMSRGTALLINTGMMVLVIPAMPLFAIVGDRWLRRRSWIALSLMLLSIIAWPLHVWMLDSGGSLTAVIVAHSLVFLLLAVPLGSGPALFVELFPESDRLSGYSVAFNLGMGVFGGLTPMIATSLIAITGLLTAPAMYLAITSFIAVLALMLMPDRSREPLR, from the coding sequence ATGAGCAGGAACGCTCGGGCGCCACGTCCTCCCACACTGCGACACAAGATCATGGCGGGGTTTATCGGAAACGTGGTGGAGTGGTACGACTTTGCTGTTTACGGCTACCTCGCCGGGGTGATCGCGCCGGTCTTTTTTCCTTCTGGTAACCCGACGGCGGCGCTGCTCGCGACCTATGGGATCTTCGCTGCCGGGTTCATAATGCGTCCGCTCGGTGCCGCAGTCTTCGGTTGGTTTGGGGACCGTTACGGGCGGGCGCGGACCATGCAGATCTCGGTCACCATGATGGCCCTTCCAACCTTGTTGCTGGGCATGTTGCCTTCCTATGAGCAAGCGGGGCTGCTCGCGCCCGCGTTGTTGGTGTTGGTCAGGCTTTTACAGGGGCTTTCTGTGGGCGGGGAGTTCTCTTCCTCGGCTACTTATCTGGTTGAAACTGCACCGAAGGGTAAGCGTGGCCTCACAGGTAGCTGGGCCAACATAGGCGCGATTCTCGGTATCGCGGCGATCTCAATCCGCCGCAATCTGCACAACTCCGAACGGTTCAAAAAACACCATGAGGGCCGCGAAGAGACGTCACCGCTATTGCAGGCTTTCACTACCAATCGCCGTGAGACTCTGCTGGCCCTTGTGTTCGCCTCCAGCTACGGGACCTGCTACTACATCGCTTTCGTGTACCTGCCGGAATGGCTTTCCGCGCAGGATTTGATGTCACGCGGCACCGCGCTGCTGATCAACACCGGCATGATGGTGCTCGTCATTCCTGCCATGCCGTTGTTCGCAATCGTTGGTGACCGCTGGCTAAGGCGAAGGAGCTGGATCGCATTATCACTGATGCTGCTTTCGATCATTGCGTGGCCCCTCCACGTCTGGATGTTGGATTCCGGTGGGTCGCTCACTGCGGTGATCGTGGCCCACTCGCTGGTGTTCCTGCTGCTGGCTGTTCCGCTCGGTTCCGGGCCCGCGCTTTTTGTTGAATTGTTCCCGGAGAGTGATCGTCTGTCAGGCTATTCCGTTGCCTTCAATCTGGGGATGGGCGTGTTCGGCGGCCTGACCCCGATGATTGCCACTTCGCTGATCGCGATCACCGGGTTGCTGACGGCACCTGCCATGTATCTGGCGATTACTTCGTTTATAGCTGTACTGGCGCTCATGTTGATG